The proteins below come from a single Parazoarcus communis genomic window:
- the queF gene encoding NADPH-dependent 7-cyano-7-deazaguanine reductase QueF (Catalyzes the NADPH-dependent reduction of 7-cyano-7-deazaguanine (preQ0) to 7-aminomethyl-7-deazaguanine (preQ1) in queuosine biosynthesis) — MNDTSPLRHGAEASPLGKPVAYRDTYAPELLFPIERQLKRDEIGVRGDALPFVGEDLWNAYELSWLNARGKPVVALARFRVRADTPRLIESKSLKLYLNAFNQSRFADAGTVRETIARDLSAAAGGAVAVELMPLGERPLRQIGYPQGVCLDDLDIDIDTYQPAPALLAARGEIVSETLYSHLLKSNCLVTGQPDWGMVVVRYTGPAIEREGLLRYIVSFREHNEFHEQCVERVFCDIMARCHPQALAVWARYTRRGGLDINPFRATPGVGKADEFDECDEVRQ, encoded by the coding sequence ATGAACGATACATCCCCTCTCCGCCATGGTGCCGAAGCCTCACCGCTCGGCAAGCCTGTTGCCTATCGCGATACCTATGCGCCCGAGCTTCTGTTTCCGATCGAACGTCAGCTCAAGCGCGACGAGATCGGCGTGCGCGGCGATGCCTTGCCCTTCGTCGGTGAGGATCTGTGGAATGCCTATGAGCTGTCGTGGCTGAACGCGCGCGGCAAGCCGGTGGTGGCGCTCGCACGCTTCCGGGTGCGAGCCGATACGCCGCGGCTGATCGAGTCGAAATCGCTCAAGCTTTACCTCAATGCCTTCAACCAGAGTCGTTTTGCCGATGCGGGCACCGTGCGCGAAACGATTGCTCGCGACCTGTCCGCGGCGGCAGGCGGCGCGGTGGCGGTTGAGCTGATGCCGCTCGGCGAGCGCCCCCTGCGCCAGATCGGCTACCCGCAGGGTGTCTGTCTGGACGATCTCGACATCGATATCGATACCTATCAGCCGGCCCCGGCCCTGCTGGCAGCCCGTGGTGAAATCGTCAGCGAGACCCTGTATTCCCACCTGCTCAAGTCCAACTGTCTGGTGACCGGTCAGCCCGACTGGGGCATGGTCGTCGTGCGCTACACCGGGCCTGCGATCGAGCGTGAGGGCCTGCTGCGCTACATCGTGTCCTTTCGCGAGCACAACGAGTTTCACGAACAATGCGTGGAGCGGGTGTTCTGCGACATCATGGCGCGCTGCCACCCGCAGGCGCTTGCGGTGTGGGCACGCTACACGCGGCGCGGTGGTCTGGACATCAACCCGTTCCGTGCGACTCCCGGTGTGGGCAAGGCCGACGAATTCGACGAGTGCGACGAAGTGCGCCAGTAA
- the modC gene encoding molybdenum ABC transporter ATP-binding protein, with product MTAEGIQARFRLDYSGFSLDVDLQLPGRGVTALFGHSGSGKTTCLRCVAGLERAPLGRLIVNGEHWQDADAGIFVPTHERAIGYVFQEASLFPHLSVRRNLEFGMKRVAAATRRVAWDQAVELLGIGHLLDRMPERLSGGERQRVGMARALLTSPRLLLMDEPLAALDLKRKQEILPYLERLHDELDIPVLYVSHSPDEVARLADHVVLLDQGKVIAQGGLVETLARLDLPTAFTEDAGVVIESVIAEHDERYHLTRLDFAGGSVMVARRPEAIGHRLRFRVHARDVSLAEARNENSSITNLLQVIVQEVVVADTPAHVLVRLDAGGTPLIARITRRSCDQLGIVANRRMWAQIKTVALLG from the coding sequence ATGACGGCAGAAGGCATACAGGCCCGCTTTCGCCTCGACTACAGTGGTTTTTCACTCGACGTCGATCTGCAACTGCCCGGGCGCGGCGTCACCGCACTGTTCGGTCATTCGGGGTCGGGCAAGACGACCTGCCTGCGCTGCGTCGCCGGTCTTGAGCGCGCACCGCTGGGCCGGCTCATCGTCAATGGCGAGCACTGGCAGGATGCCGACGCCGGGATCTTCGTGCCGACGCACGAGCGTGCGATCGGCTATGTCTTCCAGGAGGCCAGTCTGTTTCCGCATCTGTCGGTGCGGCGCAATCTCGAGTTCGGCATGAAGCGGGTCGCAGCAGCAACGCGACGCGTGGCCTGGGATCAGGCCGTCGAGCTGCTGGGGATCGGCCATCTGCTGGACCGCATGCCGGAGCGCCTGTCGGGCGGCGAGCGGCAGAGAGTGGGCATGGCGCGGGCGCTGCTGACCAGCCCGCGACTGCTGCTGATGGATGAGCCGCTGGCTGCGCTGGATCTCAAACGCAAGCAGGAAATCCTGCCCTACCTCGAGCGTCTGCACGACGAGCTCGACATCCCGGTGCTCTACGTCAGCCACTCACCCGACGAGGTGGCGCGGCTGGCGGATCATGTGGTGTTGCTTGATCAGGGGAAGGTGATTGCACAGGGCGGGCTGGTGGAGACGCTGGCCCGCCTGGATCTGCCGACGGCATTTACCGAGGATGCAGGGGTCGTCATTGAGTCGGTCATCGCCGAGCATGATGAACGCTACCACCTGACGCGGCTCGATTTTGCCGGTGGCAGCGTAATGGTCGCGCGGCGTCCGGAAGCCATCGGCCACCGTCTGCGTTTTCGCGTGCATGCGCGCGACGTCAGCCTTGCCGAGGCGCGCAACGAAAACAGCAGCATTACCAACCTGCTGCAAGTCATCGTGCAGGAGGTGGTCGTGGCCGATACGCCGGCGCATGTGCTGGTCCGGCTCGATGCGGGCGGCACCCCGCTGATCGCGCGCATCACCCGGCGCTCGTGCGACCAGCTCGGCATCGTGGCCAATCGACGAATGTGGGCGCAGATCAAGACGGTGGCCCTGCTGGGGTGA
- the modB gene encoding molybdate ABC transporter permease subunit produces the protein MSLTALDLSAIWLTLELAGLTTVLLLLIGTPIAWWLARTRSWLKGPIGAVVALPLVLPPTVIGFYLLVTMGPHGPIGQMTTALGLGTLPFTFAGLVVGSVFYSMPFVIQPLQNAFEAIGERPLEVAATLRASPWDTFFSVVLPLARPGFVTASILGFAHTVGEFGVVLMIGGNIPGSTRTVSVQIFDHVEAMEYAQAHWLAGGMVVFSFFVLLALYTSRRFKPGMGT, from the coding sequence ATGTCACTCACTGCGCTCGATCTCTCGGCAATCTGGCTCACGCTGGAGCTGGCGGGCCTGACCACGGTGTTGCTGTTGCTGATTGGTACGCCAATCGCCTGGTGGCTGGCACGCACGCGTTCGTGGCTCAAGGGACCGATCGGGGCGGTGGTGGCATTGCCGCTGGTGTTGCCGCCGACGGTGATCGGCTTCTACCTGCTGGTGACCATGGGTCCGCATGGCCCGATTGGTCAGATGACGACCGCGCTGGGTCTGGGCACGCTGCCCTTCACCTTTGCCGGACTCGTCGTCGGTTCGGTGTTCTACTCCATGCCCTTCGTCATTCAGCCCTTGCAGAACGCCTTCGAAGCGATTGGAGAGCGCCCGCTGGAAGTCGCCGCCACCCTGCGCGCCAGTCCGTGGGACACCTTCTTTTCGGTGGTGCTGCCGCTGGCGCGACCGGGCTTCGTCACCGCGTCGATTCTGGGGTTCGCACATACCGTGGGCGAGTTTGGCGTGGTGCTGATGATCGGCGGCAATATTCCAGGTAGCACGCGCACGGTGTCGGTGCAGATCTTCGATCACGTCGAGGCCATGGAGTACGCACAGGCGCACTGGCTCGCCGGCGGCATGGTCGTATTCTCCTTCTTCGTCCTGCTCGCGCTGTACACCAGTCGCCGCTTCAAGCCGGGGATGGGCACATGA
- the modA gene encoding molybdate ABC transporter substrate-binding protein yields the protein MKPPVSCLVIALSLGVFATGANAADVQVAVAANFTAPIKEIALQFEKDTGHKVLAAFGPTGGLYTQIRNGAPFEVFLAADSTTPARLEAEGEIVPGSRFTYAVGKLVLWSATAGYVDDQGEVLKKNAFKHLSIANPKIAAYGLAGTQVLDRLGLTAAVGPKLVEGTNITQSFQFVSTGNAELGFVALSQVFKDGAITSGSAWMVPAALYDPIRQDAVILKKGKDSEAAKVLVDYLKGPKAAAVIRAYGYDL from the coding sequence ATGAAGCCGCCCGTTTCCTGCCTTGTCATTGCACTCAGTCTTGGTGTGTTCGCCACTGGCGCGAACGCGGCCGACGTTCAGGTCGCCGTTGCCGCCAACTTCACCGCGCCCATCAAGGAGATCGCACTGCAGTTCGAGAAGGATACGGGGCACAAGGTGCTGGCGGCATTCGGCCCGACCGGTGGGCTTTACACCCAGATCAGGAACGGTGCGCCTTTCGAGGTCTTCCTTGCCGCAGACAGCACGACGCCGGCCAGGCTTGAGGCGGAAGGCGAGATCGTGCCGGGTTCGCGTTTCACTTATGCGGTGGGCAAGCTTGTGCTGTGGTCGGCTACCGCAGGCTATGTGGATGATCAGGGAGAGGTGCTGAAGAAGAACGCATTCAAGCACTTGTCGATCGCCAACCCGAAGATTGCCGCGTACGGACTCGCGGGAACCCAGGTGCTCGACAGGCTCGGCCTGACGGCCGCGGTTGGACCGAAACTGGTCGAGGGCACCAACATTACGCAGAGTTTCCAGTTCGTTTCCACCGGCAATGCAGAGCTCGGATTCGTGGCCCTGTCGCAGGTGTTCAAGGACGGCGCGATCACCTCGGGTTCTGCCTGGATGGTGCCTGCTGCGCTGTATGACCCGATCCGTCAGGATGCAGTGATCCTTAAAAAGGGCAAAGACAGCGAGGCAGCGAAGGTGCTGGTCGATTACCTCAAGGGGCCGAAGGCTGCGGCGGTGATCCGCGCCTACGGCTACGATCTATAA
- the modD gene encoding ModD protein has protein sequence MPCCLSDHALSELLADDVPAGDLTTEALAIENARGHVSFHARGTMRVCGSEEAVRLFQLTGATARLHVASATAVEAGALLLEAEGGAGELHRAWKVAQTLMEWSSGIATAAAAIVAAAAPVAVACTRKNVPGTKAMSAKAVKASGAIMHRLGLSETLLIFAEHRLFLEEAPQDTVARLRRLQPERKLTVEVASVEEALVWARAGAGVLQLEKFPPEAVAACKARIAAEGLGAVLVAAGGVRADNAADYVAAGADLIATSAAYTAPPCDVKVRFALT, from the coding sequence ATGCCCTGCTGTCTGTCCGATCACGCCCTGTCCGAACTGCTCGCCGATGATGTGCCGGCGGGCGACCTGACCACAGAGGCCCTGGCCATCGAGAATGCGCGCGGGCATGTGTCCTTCCATGCTCGCGGTACGATGCGGGTGTGCGGCAGTGAAGAGGCGGTGCGCCTGTTTCAGCTCACAGGTGCTACCGCGCGGCTTCATGTCGCGTCGGCGACGGCGGTCGAGGCGGGGGCCTTGTTGCTCGAGGCCGAAGGTGGGGCGGGCGAGCTTCACCGTGCGTGGAAGGTGGCGCAGACCCTGATGGAGTGGTCCAGCGGCATCGCCACCGCAGCGGCCGCCATCGTCGCGGCTGCGGCGCCGGTTGCCGTCGCCTGCACACGCAAGAACGTGCCCGGCACCAAGGCGATGTCGGCCAAGGCGGTGAAGGCGAGCGGTGCGATCATGCACCGGCTGGGGCTGTCGGAAACCCTGCTGATCTTCGCCGAGCACCGGCTGTTCCTGGAAGAGGCGCCGCAGGACACCGTGGCCCGTCTGCGACGCCTTCAGCCTGAGCGCAAGCTCACGGTGGAGGTGGCCTCGGTCGAGGAGGCGCTGGTCTGGGCGCGTGCGGGGGCCGGTGTGTTGCAGCTGGAGAAATTCCCGCCCGAGGCGGTGGCAGCGTGCAAGGCGCGGATTGCAGCAGAGGGCCTCGGCGCGGTGCTGGTCGCCGCCGGCGGCGTGCGCGCCGACAACGCCGCAGACTACGTGGCGGCCGGGGCGGATCTCATTGCCACCTCGGCCGCGTATACGGCGCCGCCCTGCGACGTAAAGGTGCGCTTCGCGCTGACGTGA
- a CDS encoding universal stress protein, protein MSKDNKILACVDQSRFADTVADYAAWAATRMEAPLEFLHVIDRHPELGSGDDHSGAIGFNAQEQLLHTLSDKDAALSRAAREQGRIFLNRLRERAIAAGVPAPDMRQRHGALDDTLAEQEDGVRMFVFGRRGASAGTSSQSIGSNVERVVRALHKPALTVTEGFSEPRRILIAFDGGIVTRRGVEMVANSPLFRGLPIHLLMSGKESQSAPKQLEWAKNTLEAAGFEAPASLIPGDAEQVIEKTVKAQGIDLLIMGAYAHSPLRSLLFGSKTTDLLRTATIPTLLLRG, encoded by the coding sequence ATGAGCAAAGACAACAAGATTCTTGCCTGCGTGGATCAGTCCCGTTTTGCCGACACGGTGGCCGACTACGCAGCCTGGGCCGCGACGCGCATGGAGGCGCCGCTCGAGTTTCTCCATGTCATCGACCGCCATCCGGAACTCGGCTCCGGCGACGACCATAGCGGCGCCATCGGCTTCAACGCCCAGGAGCAGTTGCTGCATACCCTCAGCGACAAGGATGCGGCGCTCAGCCGCGCGGCACGCGAACAGGGACGCATCTTCCTCAACCGCCTGCGCGAGCGCGCGATCGCCGCCGGCGTGCCGGCACCGGACATGCGCCAGCGCCACGGCGCGCTCGACGACACCCTGGCTGAACAGGAAGACGGCGTACGCATGTTCGTCTTCGGTCGTCGCGGCGCCTCGGCCGGGACCAGCAGCCAGAGCATCGGCAGCAACGTCGAGCGCGTGGTGCGTGCCCTGCACAAACCTGCACTGACCGTGACCGAGGGTTTTAGCGAACCGCGCCGGATCCTGATCGCCTTTGACGGCGGCATCGTCACCCGTCGCGGCGTGGAGATGGTGGCAAACAGCCCGCTGTTCCGCGGCCTGCCCATCCATCTGCTGATGTCGGGCAAGGAAAGCCAGAGCGCACCCAAGCAGCTGGAGTGGGCCAAGAACACGCTCGAGGCGGCAGGCTTCGAAGCCCCAGCCTCATTGATTCCCGGCGACGCGGAGCAGGTCATCGAGAAAACGGTGAAGGCACAGGGCATCGATCTGCTGATCATGGGCGCCTACGCCCACTCGCCGCTGCGCAGCCTGCTGTTTGGCAGCAAGACCACCGACCTGTTGCGCACCGCCACCATTCCGACACTGCTGCTGCGGGGCTGA
- a CDS encoding SulP family inorganic anion transporter → MKSLQQDWFSNVRNDLLAGLVVALALIPEAIAFSIIAGVDPKVGLYASFCIATVIAFAGGRPGMISAATGAMALVMVTLVKDHGLQYLLAATLLTGVLQILAGWLRLGVLMRFVSRSVVTGFVNALAILIFMAQLPELTNVSWHVYAMTAAGLGIIYLFPYITRAVPSPLVTIVVLTAVYMVLDLDIRTVGDMGELPDSLPVFLLPDVPLNFETLGIIFPYALTMMVVGLLESLMTATIVDDLTDTTSNKSRECVGQGVANIASGFLGGMAGCAMIGQSVINVKSGGRGRLSTLTAGVVLLILVVFLGDWVRQIPMAALVAVMIMVSIGTFSWDSVLKLRENPPSSSVVMIATVAVTVATHDLARGVLVGVLLSGFFFAHKVGKVLHVGSRAEDEGRMRRYAVTGQVFFASADRFIASFDFKEVIDKVSIDVSRAHFWDVTAISALDKVVVKFRREGTEVEVIGLNEASATMVDRFAVHDKPEAVENLMGH, encoded by the coding sequence ATGAAATCCCTTCAGCAGGACTGGTTCTCCAACGTCCGCAACGACTTGCTCGCCGGCCTGGTGGTCGCGCTTGCCCTCATCCCCGAGGCCATCGCCTTCTCCATCATCGCCGGGGTCGATCCCAAGGTCGGGCTCTATGCCTCCTTCTGCATCGCCACCGTGATCGCCTTCGCCGGCGGTCGCCCGGGCATGATCTCGGCCGCAACCGGTGCCATGGCCCTGGTGATGGTGACCCTGGTCAAGGACCACGGCCTGCAGTATCTGCTCGCCGCCACCCTGCTCACCGGCGTGCTTCAGATCCTCGCCGGCTGGCTGCGCCTGGGCGTGCTGATGCGCTTCGTGTCGCGCTCGGTGGTGACCGGCTTCGTCAATGCGCTGGCGATCCTGATCTTCATGGCCCAGCTCCCGGAGCTGACCAACGTCAGCTGGCATGTGTATGCCATGACCGCAGCCGGGCTCGGCATCATCTACCTCTTCCCCTACATCACCCGTGCCGTGCCGTCGCCGCTGGTCACCATCGTGGTACTGACCGCGGTATACATGGTGCTTGATCTCGACATCCGCACGGTGGGCGACATGGGCGAACTGCCGGACAGCCTGCCGGTGTTCCTGCTGCCCGATGTGCCACTCAACTTCGAGACGCTCGGGATCATCTTCCCCTACGCACTGACCATGATGGTCGTGGGCCTGCTCGAATCGCTGATGACCGCCACCATCGTCGACGACCTCACCGACACCACTAGCAACAAGAGCCGCGAATGCGTCGGTCAGGGCGTGGCCAATATCGCCTCCGGCTTCCTCGGCGGCATGGCCGGCTGCGCGATGATCGGGCAGTCGGTGATCAACGTGAAGTCCGGCGGCCGCGGACGCCTGTCGACGCTGACCGCCGGCGTGGTGCTGCTGATCCTGGTGGTCTTCCTCGGCGACTGGGTGCGCCAGATCCCGATGGCGGCCCTGGTCGCGGTGATGATCATGGTTTCGATCGGTACCTTCAGCTGGGACTCGGTACTCAAGCTGCGCGAGAATCCGCCCAGCTCCAGCGTGGTCATGATCGCCACCGTTGCGGTCACCGTCGCCACGCACGACCTTGCCCGCGGGGTGCTGGTCGGGGTGCTGCTGTCGGGCTTCTTCTTTGCGCACAAGGTCGGCAAGGTGCTGCACGTCGGTTCGCGCGCGGAAGATGAAGGCCGGATGCGGCGCTATGCCGTCACTGGCCAGGTGTTCTTTGCCTCGGCCGACCGCTTCATCGCCTCCTTCGACTTCAAGGAAGTCATCGACAAGGTCAGCATCGACGTCTCCCGCGCCCATTTCTGGGACGTTACTGCCATCAGTGCGCTCGACAAGGTGGTGGTCAAGTTCCGCCGCGAAGGCACCGAAGTCGAGGTCATCGGCCTCAACGAAGCCAGTGCGACCATGGTCGACCGCTTCGCGGTGCACGACAAGCCTGAAGCCGTCGAAAACCTGATGGGCCACTGA